A single genomic interval of uncultured Sphaerochaeta sp. harbors:
- a CDS encoding ABC transporter substrate-binding protein, whose protein sequence is MKKRIMVGLLVALMATTMIFAQGASEAKAESNTLEIFSWWTAGGEADGLEAMYNEFDRQYPGIEIINATVAGGAGTNAKAVLATRMQGGNPPDSFQVHAGHELIDTWVVSGFMEPITFVLEDAGYMDKFPADVIDIISYEGEVYSIPVNIHRSNVMWYSPKLFAQFNLQPPKTMADFFRVAEVFKANGIPALALGDNEIWAATHLLESVILANVGPDKYNALWEGKVKWNDAQVRSALNDFAKMMGYINRDHAALANMDAAGYVAEGKAAMNVMGDWAAGYYYSQGFKQGEDWDWVPAPGTSGNFIMLSDSFGLPKNAPNRDNVIKWLTLCASQEGQDAFNPIKGSIPARIDGDRSKYDRYLNAAMDDFASDAIVPSVAHGAAISEPWLTRINDIMSVFVTDLNVDKAITEFQAAADRYAPK, encoded by the coding sequence ATGAAAAAAAGAATCATGGTTGGTCTGTTGGTAGCCTTAATGGCAACCACGATGATCTTCGCGCAGGGTGCATCTGAAGCAAAAGCTGAAAGTAATACCCTGGAGATTTTTAGTTGGTGGACCGCTGGTGGTGAGGCTGATGGCTTGGAGGCGATGTACAATGAGTTCGATCGCCAGTATCCAGGCATTGAAATCATCAATGCTACGGTTGCTGGAGGGGCAGGAACCAATGCAAAGGCTGTTCTTGCTACCCGAATGCAGGGTGGAAATCCTCCCGATTCGTTCCAGGTTCATGCCGGTCACGAACTGATTGATACCTGGGTGGTCTCTGGATTCATGGAACCCATTACCTTTGTCTTGGAAGATGCAGGGTACATGGATAAGTTCCCTGCGGATGTAATCGACATCATATCTTACGAGGGTGAGGTCTATAGCATTCCCGTGAACATCCACCGCTCGAATGTAATGTGGTATAGCCCGAAGCTGTTTGCACAGTTCAACCTGCAACCACCAAAGACCATGGCTGACTTCTTCCGAGTCGCAGAAGTCTTCAAGGCGAATGGAATTCCAGCTCTTGCTCTTGGTGATAATGAGATTTGGGCTGCAACACACCTGCTTGAAAGTGTAATTCTCGCAAATGTTGGACCAGATAAGTACAATGCACTTTGGGAAGGCAAGGTGAAGTGGAATGATGCCCAAGTCCGTAGTGCGTTGAATGATTTTGCCAAGATGATGGGATATATCAACCGTGACCACGCTGCTCTTGCGAACATGGATGCTGCAGGCTATGTGGCTGAAGGCAAAGCTGCCATGAACGTCATGGGCGACTGGGCTGCTGGTTATTATTACTCCCAGGGATTCAAGCAGGGCGAGGATTGGGATTGGGTTCCTGCTCCTGGTACTTCAGGCAACTTCATCATGCTCAGTGACTCCTTTGGTCTGCCGAAGAATGCTCCCAATCGGGATAATGTCATCAAGTGGTTGACACTTTGTGCATCACAGGAAGGACAGGATGCCTTCAATCCTATCAAGGGTTCCATTCCTGCACGTATCGATGGTGATCGCTCAAAGTATGATCGTTATTTGAATGCAGCAATGGACGATTTTGCTTCTGATGCAATCGTACCGAGTGTTGCGCACGGTGCTGCTATCTCTGAGCCTTGGCTCACCCGTATTAACGATATCATGAGTGTTTTCGTAACTGACTTGAACGTTGATAAGGCCATTACTGAGTTCCAGGCTGCTGCTGACCGATACGCACCTAAGTAA
- a CDS encoding sugar ABC transporter permease, whose protein sequence is MYCAKKDRRLAVLILLPMLLLLFIFVYGFIAWSFRISFTDWNSILPNMTSVGFENYQRLFDSQRFQTDIRNTIFFTLFFLVICIVGGFFLSYLLYSKLRGESFLRTIYLFPLSLSFVVTGVLWRWIFSPEVGVNSLFRMMGFEATFGWFTSTHSIAGFNVALIALIIAASWQYLGYTMAMFLAGLRGIPDQLIESAQIDGAGELATMWYVILPIIKPITFSAMIVLGHISLKIFDLAYAMTGKGPAFVTDFPGLFMFETTFRGNHYAEGAAISIIMLILVAVVIVPYLISTLRGDSE, encoded by the coding sequence ATGTACTGTGCAAAGAAAGACCGCAGACTTGCAGTGTTGATCCTGTTGCCCATGCTTCTCTTGCTGTTCATTTTTGTCTATGGCTTTATTGCATGGTCATTTAGGATTTCTTTCACTGATTGGAACAGCATTCTTCCAAACATGACCTCAGTAGGGTTTGAGAATTATCAAAGGTTGTTTGACTCACAGCGGTTTCAGACCGATATCCGTAATACAATCTTCTTTACGCTGTTCTTCCTTGTTATTTGTATCGTAGGTGGTTTTTTTCTCAGCTATCTACTCTATTCCAAATTACGGGGTGAGTCGTTCTTGCGAACGATATATCTATTTCCCCTTTCTCTGTCATTTGTTGTAACTGGTGTCCTCTGGCGTTGGATTTTCAGTCCTGAGGTAGGAGTAAACTCTCTATTCCGAATGATGGGATTTGAAGCAACCTTTGGGTGGTTTACCTCAACCCATAGCATTGCTGGATTCAATGTTGCGCTCATTGCCTTGATCATTGCCGCCTCATGGCAATATCTCGGGTATACCATGGCAATGTTCCTGGCAGGGCTGAGAGGTATCCCTGACCAGCTTATCGAATCTGCGCAGATTGATGGGGCTGGAGAGTTGGCTACCATGTGGTATGTCATTCTTCCCATCATCAAGCCAATTACGTTCTCTGCCATGATTGTACTCGGTCATATCTCCCTGAAGATATTTGATCTTGCGTATGCAATGACTGGTAAAGGCCCTGCATTTGTAACAGACTTTCCTGGACTGTTCATGTTTGAGACCACCTTCCGAGGAAACCACTATGCTGAAGGTGCTGCAATTTCCATTATCATGCTGATCTTGGTTGCTGTGGTAATCGTGCCGTATCTCATTTCAACACTGAGGGGGGATTCAGAATGA
- a CDS encoding carbohydrate ABC transporter permease: MITKKSSKILKYTLAYIAVFLFLFPLYVVFNNSLKPFADVRISEMWIPAKNISFEGYAEAFVKLGQNIQNSFMLVIPVSLFSVIFGAIIGFIFAKVKFRYSNIIFALVIFGMFIPYQSILIPLVRTMNTVGLYGHLSGLIVTHIIYGLPISSLMFRNYYAKLPDELLEAGMIDGLRLGGVFRKVVVPISLPTMVVVLIWQFTSVWNDFLFAVTLTQRPSIQPITVALQNLAGTQVIEWNVQMAGALIAAIPTLLVYIFLGKYFIQGLLSGSVKG; the protein is encoded by the coding sequence ATGATTACCAAGAAATCAAGCAAGATACTTAAATACACGCTAGCGTATATTGCGGTTTTTCTCTTCCTGTTTCCCCTTTATGTGGTTTTCAATAATAGTCTGAAACCATTTGCAGATGTAAGAATCAGTGAGATGTGGATTCCAGCTAAAAATATATCGTTTGAGGGTTATGCTGAAGCGTTCGTCAAACTTGGCCAGAATATTCAGAACAGTTTTATGCTTGTAATTCCTGTTAGCCTCTTTTCTGTAATTTTTGGAGCTATCATAGGGTTCATTTTTGCAAAAGTTAAATTCAGGTACTCCAATATCATCTTCGCTTTGGTCATCTTCGGTATGTTTATTCCGTACCAGAGTATCTTGATTCCTCTCGTTCGTACCATGAATACCGTAGGGTTATACGGTCATCTCTCTGGACTGATAGTGACTCATATCATCTACGGATTACCCATCTCGTCTCTCATGTTCCGTAACTACTATGCAAAGCTGCCTGATGAGTTGCTTGAAGCTGGAATGATCGACGGGCTCCGCCTTGGTGGGGTGTTTCGGAAAGTGGTTGTTCCCATTTCTCTGCCTACCATGGTCGTGGTGCTTATCTGGCAGTTCACCAGTGTCTGGAATGATTTCCTTTTTGCAGTCACCTTGACGCAGAGGCCTTCCATCCAGCCAATTACTGTTGCCCTGCAGAATTTGGCAGGAACACAAGTGATAGAATGGAATGTACAGATGGCGGGTGCCTTGATTGCAGCGATTCCAACGTTGCTTGTATATATATTCCTCGGAAAGTATTTTATTCAAGGACTCCTCTCCGGTTCAGTGAAGGGTTAG
- a CDS encoding SulP family inorganic anion transporter, translated as MRNKEWEPKLFTLIKEGIGKEQIKKDIISGIIVGVIALPLAIAFAIASGVSPETGLLTAIVGGLIVSLFGGSRVQIGGPTGAFIVIIVSILTTHGMEGLLIATFLAGIILILMGLFKMGSLLKYIPQTLITGFTGGIAVLIFMTQINDFLGLPEKSIPSEFLEKLVYYGSNLHLTDPLSMGVGLATIAIILLLPKLTKKVPAVFASLVLVTLLTSILGVPVETIGDRFGTITFQVPELTFFTINMDIIMTLLPAAFSIALLGALESLLSAVVADSMIGGHHRSNVELIAMGLANTAVSLVGGIPVTGAIARTAANVNNGGRTPIAGVVHALTLLFIYLVAMPVVKFVPMAALAGILIIVAWRMSEIHVFLSSLKVNRYESAVLLTTFILTLLTDLTIAIPVGFMLAVILFMKRMADGVELSPLMYSKVDDQLIFSQELGEYDKRIRIVEINGPMFFGSVFHLLNIEEKLDKGYKILILRFRYVPIVDSDGIAKLRVLLSDMKRKDIQILFSGLNDNLKEKFLKHHLIAESSIFSNIEEAMISSHERLEL; from the coding sequence GTGCGTAACAAGGAATGGGAACCAAAGCTCTTTACCCTTATAAAAGAGGGGATTGGGAAAGAACAGATCAAGAAAGACATCATCAGTGGGATCATCGTCGGCGTAATCGCCCTTCCCCTTGCAATCGCGTTTGCCATTGCCTCTGGAGTATCTCCTGAGACCGGACTGTTGACTGCAATCGTGGGAGGACTCATCGTCTCCCTCTTTGGTGGTAGCAGGGTCCAGATCGGAGGCCCCACCGGTGCCTTCATCGTCATCATTGTCTCCATCCTTACCACCCATGGTATGGAAGGGCTCCTTATTGCGACATTCCTTGCAGGAATCATCCTAATCCTTATGGGTCTCTTTAAGATGGGTTCCCTGCTCAAGTACATTCCCCAGACCCTTATCACCGGCTTCACCGGTGGTATTGCTGTCCTGATCTTCATGACCCAGATCAATGATTTCCTTGGACTGCCAGAGAAAAGCATTCCCAGTGAGTTTTTGGAGAAACTCGTCTACTATGGAAGCAATCTTCATCTCACTGACCCTTTGTCAATGGGAGTGGGACTTGCAACCATTGCCATCATTCTTCTCCTACCAAAACTTACCAAGAAGGTCCCTGCTGTCTTTGCTTCGCTGGTTCTGGTTACCCTGCTGACCTCAATACTGGGGGTTCCTGTGGAGACCATCGGAGACCGTTTTGGCACGATTACTTTCCAGGTTCCCGAGCTTACCTTCTTCACGATCAACATGGATATTATCATGACTCTGCTGCCTGCTGCCTTCTCCATCGCCCTCCTCGGTGCGCTGGAATCCCTGCTCTCCGCCGTCGTTGCCGACAGTATGATCGGTGGACACCACCGGTCGAATGTGGAACTCATCGCCATGGGATTAGCAAATACCGCAGTCTCCCTGGTTGGAGGAATTCCTGTAACTGGGGCAATTGCAAGAACTGCAGCAAATGTAAACAATGGAGGACGTACTCCGATTGCAGGCGTTGTCCATGCACTTACTCTCTTGTTCATCTACCTAGTAGCAATGCCTGTCGTCAAGTTTGTCCCGATGGCTGCCTTGGCAGGCATCCTTATCATTGTTGCCTGGAGAATGAGTGAGATCCATGTATTCCTCAGTAGTCTGAAGGTGAACCGGTATGAGTCTGCTGTCCTGCTCACTACCTTTATACTCACCCTGTTGACCGACCTTACCATCGCCATCCCGGTAGGATTTATGCTGGCTGTGATTCTCTTCATGAAGAGAATGGCTGACGGGGTGGAACTCAGCCCCTTGATGTACTCCAAGGTCGATGACCAGTTGATCTTCTCACAAGAACTTGGGGAGTATGATAAGAGGATACGGATTGTGGAGATCAACGGCCCCATGTTCTTTGGGTCGGTATTCCATCTCTTGAATATTGAAGAGAAACTCGATAAAGGCTACAAGATTCTTATCCTACGTTTCCGCTATGTGCCCATCGTAGACTCTGATGGAATAGCGAAACTGAGGGTACTTCTCTCCGATATGAAGAGAAAGGATATCCAGATACTCTTCAGTGGTCTGAACGACAACCTGAAGGAGAAATTCCTGAAGCACCATCTTATAGCGGAATCTTCCATCTTCTCGAACATTGAAGAGGCAATGATTAGTAGTCATGAGAGATTGGAGTTGTAA
- a CDS encoding AGE family epimerase/isomerase: MNIAGQVNTWKQEMEHHLHKELLPFWLDRVWDSEWGGYITQWDAEGKDSGVDEKSLLAHMRTIYSLSLASSLGHDLDGRCAALAKKGVHFAIEHYWDPVHEGFYWLFNRKNEVLIDKKIVYGHSFAIYALSTYAKTFDDPIALEYAEKCFNLLQIYAAETSYGGYWEMFERDWTLSSGGSGGGDRKTLDVHMHLMEAYTALYNASGKAIHRRKLEEIIDLINTRILHPVHKTGIPQFNCDWSVAPQIKFDIIWGWDRFSDDSGAKPNALDNTSYGHNVEFFWLLSDVLRVLGKPIKPYEPMFVKILDHAVSYGVDREYGGVYVEGSLDGSVVYDDCKEFWQQAEFLIGMLDAYLTFGDEKFLEAYGNVHAFVFEKMIQHDLGEWLALLKRDGTPIWTHMSHSWKVNYHTIRSATLSLQRMDQILLRLQ, encoded by the coding sequence ATGAATATTGCTGGACAAGTAAATACGTGGAAACAAGAGATGGAACACCATCTCCATAAGGAGTTGCTCCCATTCTGGCTCGATCGTGTTTGGGACTCTGAGTGGGGTGGTTATATCACCCAGTGGGACGCTGAGGGCAAGGATTCAGGTGTTGATGAGAAATCATTGCTTGCACATATGCGAACAATCTATTCCCTTTCTCTTGCCAGTTCGCTGGGTCACGATCTTGATGGTCGTTGTGCAGCATTGGCAAAGAAAGGCGTCCACTTTGCGATAGAGCACTATTGGGATCCTGTACATGAAGGATTCTACTGGTTATTCAACCGAAAGAATGAGGTTCTCATTGATAAGAAAATCGTGTACGGACACTCCTTCGCAATATATGCGTTGAGCACCTACGCCAAAACCTTTGATGATCCAATTGCTTTGGAGTATGCAGAGAAGTGTTTTAATCTTCTCCAAATCTATGCTGCTGAGACTTCTTATGGCGGGTATTGGGAGATGTTTGAACGTGACTGGACCCTCTCATCAGGAGGAAGCGGTGGAGGAGACCGAAAAACGCTTGATGTCCACATGCACCTTATGGAAGCCTACACCGCTTTGTACAATGCAAGTGGAAAGGCTATCCATCGAAGAAAACTGGAAGAAATCATTGACTTGATCAATACAAGAATCTTGCATCCGGTTCACAAGACAGGGATTCCACAGTTCAACTGCGATTGGTCGGTTGCGCCGCAGATCAAATTTGACATCATTTGGGGTTGGGATCGTTTCTCAGATGATTCAGGGGCAAAACCGAATGCTCTTGATAATACTTCCTATGGGCATAACGTGGAGTTCTTCTGGTTGCTGAGTGATGTTCTTCGAGTATTGGGGAAGCCTATTAAGCCCTATGAACCAATGTTTGTGAAAATACTGGATCATGCAGTTTCCTATGGTGTTGATCGTGAATACGGTGGTGTCTACGTGGAAGGATCTCTGGACGGCTCGGTGGTGTATGACGATTGCAAGGAGTTCTGGCAGCAGGCAGAATTCTTGATTGGGATGCTTGATGCATATCTTACCTTTGGCGATGAGAAATTCCTGGAGGCATATGGAAATGTTCATGCTTTCGTATTTGAAAAGATGATACAGCATGATTTGGGTGAATGGCTTGCACTCTTGAAGCGAGATGGAACACCTATTTGGACTCATATGAGTCATTCTTGGAAAGTAAATTATCATACGATTCGCTCTGCTACGCTTAGCTTGCAGAGAATGGATCAGATATTGTTGCGTTTGCAATGA
- a CDS encoding SIS domain-containing protein: MIYTLDQLLGRYPQLDSIADNLKAARELVVKKAQEGKQFLVAGNGGSSADADHIVGELMKSFVRKRPIEDMIARQLSEIGGEAGSQIASNLEGAVKAICLSSHQALSTAFMNDVDPSLVYAQQVYGYGDPGDLFIGISTSGNAKNVLSAALVARAKGLSVLGLTGEAGGALKEHCDVCIQVPERETFKVQELHLPIYHWLCIEIEAALWP, encoded by the coding sequence ATGATATATACATTGGATCAATTGCTAGGACGGTACCCACAATTGGATAGTATTGCCGATAATCTGAAGGCAGCACGGGAACTGGTGGTGAAGAAAGCTCAAGAAGGGAAACAGTTCCTGGTAGCCGGTAATGGGGGGAGTAGCGCCGATGCTGATCATATTGTAGGCGAACTCATGAAGTCGTTCGTTCGTAAACGCCCGATAGAAGATATGATAGCTCGGCAATTGAGTGAAATTGGCGGAGAAGCAGGAAGCCAAATAGCTTCCAACTTGGAGGGAGCGGTAAAGGCTATCTGCTTATCGAGCCACCAAGCGCTTTCAACAGCCTTCATGAATGATGTTGATCCTTCCCTTGTGTATGCACAACAGGTCTATGGGTATGGTGATCCTGGTGACCTCTTTATCGGGATATCTACTTCAGGAAACGCAAAAAATGTATTGAGCGCAGCTTTGGTAGCTCGTGCAAAAGGTTTGTCGGTACTTGGTTTGACGGGTGAGGCCGGTGGTGCATTAAAAGAGCATTGTGATGTATGCATTCAGGTTCCTGAACGTGAAACATTCAAGGTCCAAGAACTGCATCTCCCTATTTACCATTGGCTCTGCATCGAAATCGAGGCAGCTCTCTGGCCATAG
- a CDS encoding ROK family protein yields the protein MESQKYIGIDIGGTKTAISLGDNNGRLINKRKFLTPSGVDAVIESIFVEVELLLSPSHSLSEIKAIGISCGGPLDSKRGIIQSPPNLPGWDDIPIVDIVSEHFGIPTYLENDANACALAEWYWGNGKGYDSIIFLTFGTGLGAGLILDGALYRGTNGLAGEVGHWRMADTGPYCYYKRGSWESYVSGAGISGLYEIATGKTVSAQKVCQLAKEGDSTAMHVIEQSAKMLGSGLALLIDLLNPQRIIIGSIYSRDEELFRPIMDQVLCEETLSLPYSSCEVVPSLLGEQLGDMAALGIARDHSMRRER from the coding sequence ATGGAATCACAGAAATATATTGGTATTGATATTGGCGGTACAAAAACAGCTATCAGCCTTGGGGATAACAATGGCAGGTTGATCAACAAACGGAAATTTCTCACTCCATCCGGAGTTGATGCGGTGATAGAAAGCATTTTTGTAGAGGTTGAACTACTACTGTCTCCTTCCCACTCCCTTAGTGAAATTAAGGCCATTGGCATTTCATGCGGGGGGCCTCTTGATAGCAAGCGTGGAATCATTCAATCACCTCCCAACCTGCCCGGTTGGGACGATATTCCAATTGTTGATATTGTATCAGAGCATTTTGGCATTCCAACGTATCTGGAAAATGATGCGAATGCCTGTGCCTTGGCCGAATGGTATTGGGGTAATGGAAAAGGGTATGACTCAATCATTTTCTTGACCTTCGGTACTGGGTTGGGCGCTGGCTTGATCTTGGATGGTGCTCTGTATCGGGGAACCAATGGCCTTGCTGGAGAAGTTGGGCATTGGAGGATGGCTGATACCGGTCCCTATTGTTACTACAAGAGAGGATCATGGGAGAGCTACGTCAGTGGTGCAGGTATATCCGGTCTGTATGAAATTGCAACCGGGAAAACAGTGAGTGCCCAAAAGGTTTGTCAGCTGGCCAAGGAAGGCGATTCTACTGCGATGCATGTCATTGAACAGAGTGCAAAGATGTTGGGCTCAGGGCTAGCCTTGTTGATCGACTTGCTCAATCCACAGCGCATTATCATTGGAAGTATCTATAGTAGGGACGAGGAGTTGTTCCGACCAATAATGGACCAGGTGCTATGCGAAGAAACTCTCAGCCTCCCATACTCAAGTTGTGAGGTTGTACCATCCTTGCTTGGAGAACAGCTGGGAGATATGGCAGCCTTAGGAATTGCTAGAGATCATAGTATGAGGAGAGAGCGATGA
- a CDS encoding cation:proton antiporter, whose product MSEEMMLLVMQLGVILLASKFMGWFFSKKLKQSKVLGELIAGMIIGPFMLGAIPLGALGPLFPKVSGTIPVSVELYGFATIGSIFLLFSSGLETDLPTFIKFSGKASIVGLGGVIVSFFLGAGITVLLIPSIHSIMHPEALFLGTICTATSIGITARILNEKKKISTPEGVTILAAAVLDDVISIILLSIVVGIATVEQNGGTIVWQTIGAVGGKAIGFWALCMVVGIVIAPHITRSLKRLNSLELIAEITFGLALLLAGLSEMVGLAMIIGAYIMGLALSQTDVSFEISERINAVSDYFVSMFFAVMGMMVDFTMIKPILGFGLIFASIAFIGKLLGCGLPALFAGFNLRGAFRIGAGMLPRGEVTLIVAGIGLATGAIGEDMFGVAVVTMLLASVAAPPMVVFAFKGGASGYRNSLEHLEEDDIVTIELEFPTERAADFVRHSIIEGFRSEGFFIKRLEGTVKVWQIRKEATVFTIKSLETKLETNCKREDENFVRLMLSETLVDFQGFLDGIKSMESPDMMGANLLIEMFAQEDAKQGTQV is encoded by the coding sequence ATGTCTGAAGAAATGATGTTGTTGGTAATGCAACTGGGAGTAATCCTGCTTGCATCAAAATTTATGGGCTGGTTCTTTTCAAAAAAACTGAAACAGTCAAAGGTACTGGGAGAATTGATTGCAGGCATGATCATTGGACCATTCATGCTAGGAGCCATTCCATTGGGTGCTCTCGGGCCGTTGTTTCCCAAGGTTTCTGGAACTATTCCGGTATCGGTCGAACTGTATGGTTTTGCCACGATCGGCTCAATCTTTTTGCTGTTCTCCTCAGGCCTCGAAACAGACCTCCCCACTTTCATTAAGTTCTCGGGAAAGGCGTCAATCGTTGGACTCGGCGGAGTAATCGTATCATTTTTCCTGGGGGCTGGAATTACCGTGCTCCTCATTCCATCCATTCACTCGATCATGCATCCCGAAGCGTTGTTCTTAGGAACCATCTGTACGGCAACATCGATAGGAATTACTGCAAGGATCTTGAATGAGAAAAAGAAAATCTCTACTCCGGAAGGTGTAACCATACTTGCCGCCGCGGTGCTAGACGATGTCATCAGTATCATCCTGCTCTCCATCGTAGTCGGAATCGCAACAGTGGAGCAGAACGGGGGTACCATAGTCTGGCAGACAATCGGAGCCGTTGGAGGAAAAGCCATCGGATTCTGGGCTCTTTGTATGGTCGTAGGTATTGTCATTGCGCCCCATATCACCCGCTCACTGAAACGGCTCAATTCCTTGGAACTGATAGCCGAGATCACGTTTGGCCTCGCCCTCTTGCTTGCAGGTTTGTCAGAGATGGTTGGCTTGGCCATGATCATCGGAGCTTACATTATGGGTCTGGCCCTTTCCCAGACTGATGTTTCCTTTGAGATTTCCGAGCGCATCAATGCGGTAAGCGACTACTTCGTATCCATGTTCTTTGCGGTCATGGGCATGATGGTAGACTTTACCATGATCAAGCCGATTTTGGGGTTTGGGCTTATCTTTGCCAGCATTGCCTTTATCGGAAAACTACTAGGATGCGGACTTCCTGCCCTGTTTGCGGGATTCAATCTCCGTGGTGCTTTCAGGATTGGTGCAGGCATGCTTCCCCGTGGTGAGGTCACTTTAATTGTTGCAGGTATCGGACTGGCTACAGGGGCGATCGGTGAAGACATGTTTGGTGTGGCGGTTGTAACCATGCTCCTTGCCTCCGTGGCTGCCCCTCCCATGGTCGTCTTCGCCTTCAAGGGAGGTGCCTCTGGGTACCGCAATTCCCTTGAACATCTTGAGGAGGATGACATCGTCACCATTGAACTTGAATTTCCCACAGAGCGTGCAGCCGATTTCGTCCGACACTCAATTATCGAAGGATTCAGATCCGAAGGATTCTTCATCAAACGGTTGGAAGGTACTGTCAAGGTATGGCAAATTCGCAAAGAAGCTACCGTATTTACCATCAAGAGCCTTGAAACAAAACTTGAAACGAACTGCAAACGGGAGGACGAGAATTTCGTCAGGCTCATGCTCTCCGAGACCTTGGTTGACTTCCAAGGCTTCCTCGACGGCATCAAGTCGATGGAAAGTCCCGATATGATGGGGGCAAACCTATTGATCGAAATGTTCGCCCAGGAAGATGCAAAGCAGGGCACGCAGGTATAA
- a CDS encoding MBL fold metallo-hydrolase, translating into MQLLPDIYVIGGSLVGLTGSQVSGPFDDCNVYVLDLGSEIILIDTGNGDSWPMIQENMQQWGLDTRKISTALITHPHYDHAQGAHLLKDAGIELIAHAYTADAMEKGDERCCGYLYHRAFTPVSVDRILEDDEQFSVGSLSVQSIHLPGHTLGCTGFLVSWKGKKVLFSGDVIGTLGYGHFGWNGSIDFDKQVYIKTLLKLSKIDFDVMLPGHGLASFTHPRERVEESLNEALMTWR; encoded by the coding sequence ATGCAATTACTTCCAGATATATATGTAATTGGAGGAAGTCTTGTCGGCTTGACAGGAAGCCAAGTGAGCGGTCCTTTTGATGATTGCAATGTGTATGTTCTTGATCTTGGATCCGAGATCATCCTTATAGATACAGGCAATGGTGATTCTTGGCCGATGATCCAGGAGAATATGCAGCAGTGGGGACTTGATACGAGAAAGATTTCAACTGCCTTGATTACTCACCCTCATTATGATCATGCCCAGGGGGCTCATCTCCTGAAAGATGCCGGAATCGAGCTTATTGCTCATGCCTATACTGCTGATGCGATGGAGAAGGGGGATGAACGATGTTGTGGATACCTGTATCATCGTGCATTCACTCCAGTATCTGTTGATCGGATCTTGGAAGATGATGAACAGTTTTCTGTTGGTTCCCTCTCGGTCCAATCAATCCACCTCCCTGGTCATACCCTTGGATGTACAGGATTTCTAGTCTCCTGGAAGGGAAAGAAGGTACTCTTCTCTGGTGACGTAATCGGTACATTGGGGTATGGTCACTTTGGCTGGAATGGCTCTATTGACTTCGACAAGCAGGTGTATATCAAAACGCTGTTAAAGCTTTCAAAGATAGATTTTGACGTCATGCTTCCCGGACATGGCCTTGCGTCTTTCACTCATCCAAGAGAGCGGGTAGAAGAGAGCCTAAATGAAGCCCTGATGACATGGCGGTAG